A single genomic interval of Helianthus annuus cultivar XRQ/B chromosome 13, HanXRQr2.0-SUNRISE, whole genome shotgun sequence harbors:
- the LOC110899002 gene encoding E3 ubiquitin-protein ligase UPL1: MKLRRRRQSEVPPKIKSFINGVIAVPLENIEEPLKSFFWDFDKGDFHHWVDLFNHFDTFFEKYIKPRKDLQLDDGFLESDPPFPREAVLQILRVVRTILDNCTNKHFYSSYEHHLSSLLASTDADVVEACLQTLSSFLRKSIGKHIARDTSLSSKLFAFAQGWGGKDEGLGLVACALENVSDPVAHELGSTLHFEFYDNSAAEKSTQGLQIIHLPNINTYEKPDLELLHELIEEYKVPSGLRFSLLARLRFSRAFSSFTARQQYTCIRLHAFIVLVQACGDSDDLVSFFNTEPEFINELVALLSYEDAVPEKIRILSLYSLAALSQDRSRQPTVLTAVTSGGHRGILSSLMQKAIDTVVSKSSKSSVLFAEALLSLVTVLVSSSSGCSAMREAGFIPTLLPLLKDTDSQHLHLVSTAVHVLEAFMDYSNPAAALFRDLGGLDDTISRLKIEVSHVENGTSVQIDSSSSSSEPLYSEAMVSYHRRSLMKALLRAISLGTYAPGTTARVYGSEESLLPQCLHVIFKKAKDFGGGMFSLAAVVMSDLIHKDPTCYSILEQAALPSAFLDAIMDGVLCSAEAITCIPQCLDALCLSNNGLQAVKDRNALRCFVKIFTSRNYLRALMGDTPSSLSSGLDELMRHASSLRVHGVDMLIEILKTIEKLGSGVKDSFVPMETDGESSKTEDPEKLVDSSADTSVVNVESFLPEYVNNAARLLETILQNSDTCRIFVEKKGIEAVLELFTLPLMPFSVSIGQSTSIAFKNFSPHHSASLARALCLFLKEHLKSTNELLVSLNGMQLAQVEDSKRTKVSRCLSSLEGILSLCNSLSKGTTNLVSELGTSDADVLRDLGVAYREILWQVSIGCDSKPEEKQSNETETEQVNVNSTSSTDTAIVASDDDTSMPVVRYMNPVSVRNSSHPHWGLERDFVSVVRSGEGFSRRSRHGLARIRGGRTSRHLEALHIDSEASMGNPETSSSSSQDVKKKSPEFVVLESLSKLASTIRSFFTTLVKGFPSSNRRRAETGSLSTASKNIGTALAKIFLEALGFAGYTTGSGLDMLSVKCHYLGKVVDHMAALTFDSRRRICYTVMINNFYVQGTFKELLNTFEATSQLLWTLPFSASTSGNENTEGNKLCHTKWLLDTLQSYCRLLEFFVNSTFLLPLTSTSQAQLLVQPVAVGLSIGLFPVPRDPEVFVRMLQSQVLDVILPVWNHPMFPSCNPGFITTIVTLVTHIYCGVGDAKRATGGGSGGGNQRFMPPPDEATIATIVEMGFTRARAEEALRRVETNSVEMAMEWLFTHADDPVQEDDELARALALSLGNSSETPKADNNAEKSTDVQTEAVEAEAKTPAPSIDDILAATMKLFQSSDSLAFPLTDLLVTFCNRNKGEDRPKVMSYLIQQLKLCPLETAKETSTLCMISHTLALFLTEDVAAREIAVKSGIVSISIDILTKFLAETESQNELTVPKCISALLLILDNLSQSKPKISSDSKEVTEDEEKSADEENSNKFEKMFGKSTGYLTVEEGSRVVNVACDLIKQHVPAMVMQAVLLLCARLTKTHTLALQFLENGGMVDLFNIPKTCFFPGYDTVASAIIRHLIEDPQTLQTAMELEVRQALSGSRHGGRVPPRVFLTSMAPLISRDPEVFMKATTAVCQLDTTGGRTVVVLSKEKEKEKDKAKAQGVEIGPENKSQDTQIKCGKSQKKIPANLTQVVDHLLEIVMKYPSPNLVGDSDCARSDNSMEVDGSAVNKGKMKVDDTPKEYGSLSEKQKPADGLAKVTFVLKLLSDILLMYVHAVGIILKRDLEMHGGIVHHVMHQLLHPSLDKSKTSGSDEWRGKLSEKASWFLVVLCGRSSEGRRRVINVLVKALSSFAMSASSSSKNVLSPDKRVLALVDLVHSILSKNSSSSNVAGSGCSPDIAKGMIDGGMIPCLSGILQVLDLDHPDAPKVVNIVLKALEGLTRAANAVEQLALSDLVNKKKSVSLGTESDNQTVNISVNQIPEGVENGSGNEIAATDDAEQHHEGTNQDEGDHDHESNLNESADPELRIEMDEMEDGGVLRDSDQIEMTFHVESRGGGDNTGDEDDEMGDDGEDEEDDDDGDDEDEDIAEDGTALMSLADTDVEDHDETGLGDEYNDEMVDDEDDDYHENRVIEVRWREALDGVLGQPGAESGLIDIAAEPFEGVNVDDLFGLRRPIGFDRRRQQSRTSFERTGTDGNNHNSLQHPLLLRPPSQSGELGPMWSSGGGNGNSSRDLESLSGGSFDVSHFYMFDAPVLPFDPVQSVQSTVFGDRSGGGAPPLADFSVGLESLRAPTRRGPGDGRWTDDGQPQAGGQAAAIAQAVEEHFMSQLNTTTSLANDNQPVADAVNNDAQQTEVPHEENDQNVNQVAENVEQTPEGQASGPSPDATNNTPDSHDNMEIGEANVNEQQELSTPDEEASNNTRTSGELNADVDMNNAAGGDLLPPVGVTEDSLSEQNTHIEDGQTGQTSQADDIGATNIAQSTNGIDPTFLEALPAELRAEVLASQQAQSVPPPVSAPAPTPATAEEIDPEFLAALPPDIQAEVLAQQRAQRVAHQAEGQPVDMDNASIIATFPADLREEVLLTSSEAVLSALPSPLLAEAQMLRDRAMSHYQARSLFGNSHRLNNRRNGLGFDRQTVIDRGVGVTVGRRASSALLESLKVKEVEGDPLLDPDALKALIRLLRLAQPLGKGLLQRLFLNLCAHSYTRAVLVFLLLGMIKIETEGPSGGLTTVNSQRLYGCQSNVVYGRSQLLDGLPPLVLRRVLEILTYLATNHSSVASLLFHFDSSLVPESLNVTYHDKKNDKGKEKVVEEREISHPVGSDGDIPILLLVKLLNQPLFLRSIAHLEQVMGLLQVVVYNAASKLESQSTTEQEQAVASSQGPPGDESASNPQHDSSSAGAEPNHDDTAVKDGLSTSDGQKHVNMFDIFMKLPHSDLQNLCSLLGHEGLSDKVYLLAGEVLKKLASVAPSHRKFFITELSDLAHSLSGSAIRELVTLRNTHMLGLSAGSMAGAAVLRILQTLSSLTLPDTDVGNSKNDDNQEHVTMWKLNHSLEPLWQELSECISVTETQLAQGSFSSVISDSSSGEHAPGAGAASLSSLPPGTQRLLPFIESFLVLCEKLQANNTNLQQDDAYATAREGKEVSGSSSPSGTGIDGAVTFAKFAEKHRRLLNAFVRQNPGLLEKSLSMMLKAPRLIDFDNKRLYFRSRIRQQHDQHLTGPLRISVRRAYVLEDSYNQLRMRPTQELKGRLNVHFQGEEGIDAGGLTREWYQLLSRVIFDKGALLFTTGGNNATFQPNPNSVYQTEHLSYFKFVGRVVAKALFDGQLLDVYFTRSFYKHILGVKVTYHDIEAVDPDYYKNLKWLLENDVSDILDLTFSMDADEEKHILYEKTEVTDYELKPGGRNIRVTEETKHEYVDLVAEHILTNAIRPQINSFLEGFNELIPRELISIFNDKELELLISGLPEIDLDDLKANTEYTGYTIGSSVVTWFWEVVNAFNKEDRARLLQFVTGTSKVPLEGFKALQGISGPQRFQIHKAYGAPERLPSAHTCFNQLDLPEYTSKEQLQERLLLAIHEASEGFGFG; the protein is encoded by the exons GAAAGATTTGCAACTTGACGATGGTTTCTTGGAGTCTGACCCTCCGTTCCCAAGGGAGGCTGTCCTGCAGATTTTGCGTGTTGTAAGAACGATTTTGGACAACTGCACAAATAAGCACTTCTATAGTTCCTATGAG CACCATCTATCTTCTCTACTGGCTTCCACAGATGCAGATGTGGTTGAAGCCTGTCTGCAAACGCTATCATCGTTCTTACGGAAATCAATCGGGAAACACATAGCACGTGACACGTCTCTAAGTTCAAAGCTATTTGCTTTTGCACAAGGTTGGGGCGGGAAAGacgaagggttagggttggttgcgTGTGCGTTAGAGAACGTATCCGACCCCGTAGCCCACGAGTTGGGTAGCACCCTCCATTTCGAGTTCTATGATAACTCGGCTGCGGAGAAGTCAACCCAAGGGTTACAGATAATACATTTGCCGAATATCAACACTTACGAAAAGCCCGATCTTGAACTTTTACATGAGTTAATCGAGGAGTATAAAGTACCAAGTGGTTTAAGATTTTCACTTTTGGCAAGATTGCGGTTTTCAAGAGCCTTTAGTTCCTTTACTGCTCGCCAACAGTATACATGTATTCGTTTACATGCGTTTATAGTTCTTGTTCAAGCATGTGGTGATAGTGACGATTTGGTTTCTTTCTTTAACACTGAGCCGGAGTTCATCAACGAATTGGTTGCACTTTTGAGCTATGAAGATGCAGTTCCTGAAAAAATCCGTATTTTAAGTCTTTATTCATTGGCTGCTCTTAGTCAAGATCGTTCTCGCCAGCCGACTGTGCTGACAGCTGTCACATCCGGTGGACACCGTGGCATCTTATCGAGTCTCATGCAGAAGGCTATCGACACTGTGGTTAGTAAATCGTCTAAATCGTCTGTTCTGTTTGCTGAGGCGTTACTCTCATTGGTCACAGTTTTAGTTTCGTCTTCTTCGGGGTGTTCTGCCATGCGTGAAGCAGGGTTTATACCTACCCTTTTGCCTCTTTTAAAGGACACGGATTCCCAACATTTGCATCTAGTCAGCACTGCTGTACATGTTCTAGAAGCTTTTATGGATTACAGTAATCCCGCTGCTGCTTTGTTTCGGGACCTTGGTGGGTTAGATGATACAATTTCCCGATTAAAAATAGAAGTTTCTCATGTCGAAAATGGCACTTCTGTCCAGATAGACAGTAGTAGTTCCTCATCGGAGCCTCTCTATTCTGAAGCTATGGTGTCGTACCACCGGAGGTCGTTAATGAAAGCTTTACTTCGCGCTATATCGCTTGGAACATACGCACCTGGAACCACTGCGCGTGTTTACGGCTCTGAAGAAAGCTTGTTACCGCAATGTTTACATGTGATTTTCAAAAAAGCTAAAGATTTTGGCGGTGGGATGTTTTCGCTAGCGGCAGTTGTAATGAGTGACCTGATTCATAAAGACCCGACGTGTTATTCGATTTTAGAACAAGCGGCTCTTCCGTCTGCGTTTCTCGATGCTATAATGGACGGTGTGCTTTGTTCTGCCGAAGCGATAACATGCATACCCCAGTGTTTGGATGCTTTATGTCTAAGTAACAACGGCCTTCAGGCTGTCAAAGACCGTAATGCTTTAAGGTGCTTTGTGAAAATATTTACATCGCGAAATTATCTTCGTGCTCTTATGGGTGATACTCCAAGTTCATTGTCTAGTGGTCTTGATGAGCTAATGAGACACGCTTCTTCGTTACGCGTGCATGGTGTCGATATGCTGATTGAGATTTTGAAAACCATTGAAAAGCTCGGTTCTGGAGTTAAAGATTCTTTTGTTCCAATGGAAACTGATGGTGAATCCAGCAAGACTGAAGATCCCGAGAAGCTTGTAGACTCATCTGCTGATACGTCTGTGGTGAATGTCGAGTCCTTTTTACCTGAATATGTTAACAATGCTGCTCGTTTGCTTGAAACAATTCTTCAAAATTCCGACACGTGTCGTATATTTGTCGAGAAAAAGGGAATCGAAGCTGTTCTGGAGCTATTTACTTTACCTCTAATGCCATTCTCAGTTTCTATCGGGCAGAGCACGTCAATCGCGTTTAAAAACTTCTCTCCGCATCATTCTGCGTCTCTTGCTCGAGCGTTATGTTTGTTCTTGAAAGAGCATTTGAAATCGACAAACGAGCTACTGGTTTCTCTTAATGGCATGCAGCTTGCACAGGTGGAAGATTCGAAAAGAACGAAGGTATCGAGATGTCTTTCTAGCCTTGAAGGAATTTTGTCTCTATGTAACTCGTTGTCTAAAGGGACTACTAATCTTGTGTCCGAACTCGGGACATCTGATGCTGACGTGTTGCGAGATCTCGGAGTTGCTTATCGGGAAATACTCTGGCAAGTTTCGATTGGTTGTGATTCGAAACCAGaggaaaaacagagtaacgaaaCAGAAACTGAACAAGTTAATGTTAATAGTACTAGTAGTACTGATACTGCCATTGTTGCAAGCGATGATGATACGAGTATGCCCGTAGTGAGGTACATGAACCCGGTTTCGGTTCGTAATAGTTCACACCCGCACTGGGGTTTGGAACGTGACTTTGTTTCAGTGGTTCGCTCTGGTGAAGGGTTCAGTCGGCGCAGCCGACACGGGTTAGCTCGTATACGAGGAGGAAGAACCAGCAGACATCTAGAAGCCTTGCACATTGATTCAGAAGCTTCCATGGGTAACCCTGAGACAAGTTCAAGTTCTTCACAAGATGTAAAGAAAAAGAGCCCGGAGTTTGTTGTTCTCGAAAGTCTTAGCAAACTTGCTTCCACTATACGTTCTTTCTTTACCACGTTAGTGAAAGGTTTTCCGTCATCTAACCGCCGAAGGGCGGAAACTGGATCATTAAGTACGGCTTCGAAAAACATTGGGACTGCGTTAGCGAAGATTTTTCTTGAGGCGCTTGGTTTCGCTGGGTACACGACGGGTTCGGGTCTTGATATGTTGTCGGTTAAGTGTCATTATCTCGGGAAAGTGGTGGATCACATGGCGGCGTTAACGTTTGATAGTAGGCGGCGGATTTGTTATACGGTAATGATAAATAACTTCTATGTTCAAGGGACTTTTAAGGAGTTACTCAACACGTTTGAAGCTACAAGTCAGTTGCTATGGACGTTGCCTTTTTCCGCTTCGACGTCTGGAAATGAAAATACTGAAGGAAATAAATTGTGTCATACTAAATGGTTACTCGATACGTTGCAGAGTTACTGTCGGCTTTTAGAGTTTTTTGTTAACTCGACTTTTCTTTTGCCATTAACCTCTACGTCTCAAGCTCAGTTGCTTGTACAACCGGTGGCCGTTGGGTTGTCAATTGGGTTATTTCCGGTTCCTCGAGATCCGGAAGTTTTTGTTCGTATGTTGCAGTCTCAAGTTCTCGATGTGATACTTCCTGTCTGGAATCACCCTATGTTTCCAAGTTGTAATCCGGGGTTCATCACAACAATAGTGACACTTGTCACTCATATATACTGTGGTGTCGGTGATGCAAAACGAGCTACTGGTGGTGGTTCTGGCGGTGGTAACCAGCGGTTCATGCCGCCACCTGATGAAGCCACTATCGCCACCATTGTGGAGATGGGGTTTACGAGGGCAAGAGCAGAGGAAGCGTTAAGAAGGGTTGAAACGAATAGTGTCGAGATGGCGATGGAGTGGTTGTTTACTCATGCTGATGATCCCGTACAGGAGGATGATGAGCTGGCACGAGCACTTGCTTTATCTTTAGGAAACTCATCCGAAACTCCCAAAGCAGATAATAACGCCGAAAAGTCAACCGATGTTCAAACAGAAGCGGTGGAAGCCGAAGCCAAGACACCAGCACCATCTATTGATGACATTCTTGCAGCGACTATGAAGTTGTTTCAAAGTAGCGATTCGTTAGCTTTTCCCTTAACTGATTTGCTTGTTACTTTCTGCAATAGAAATAAAGGCGAAGATCGCCCGAAAGTGATGTCATATCTTATCCAACAGCTAAAACTTTGCCCGCTGGAAACCGCTAAGGAAACCAGTACACTCTGTATGATATCACACACGTTGGCGTTATTTCTTACCGAAGACGTTGCCGCTAGGGAAATTGCTGTGAAAAGCGGCATCGTATCTATATCGATAGATATCTTAACGAAGTTTTTAGCAGAAACAGAGTCCCAAAACGAGCTTACGGTACCAAAATGCATCAGTGCGCTTCTTCTTATATTGGATAATTTATCGCAATCCAAACCGAAAATATCATCTGATAGCAAAGAAGTAACAGAAGATGAAGAGAAATCTGCTGATGAGGAAAATAGCAATAAGTTTGAAAAGATGTTCGGGAAATCTACTGGTTATCTTACTGTTGAAGAGGGTAGTCGTGTGGTTAACGTTGCATGTGATCTAATCAAACAACATGTGCCTGCTATGGTTATGCAAGCGGTTTTACTACTATGTGCTCGTTTGACAAAAACGCACACCCTGGCTTTACAGTTTCTTGAAAACGGGGGTATGGTTGATCTGTTTAATATACCGAAGACTTGTTTTTTCCCAGGATATGACACAGTGGCATCTGCTATCATCCGACATCTCATCGAAGATCCTCAGACGCTACAAACCGCAATGGAGTTGGAGGTAAGACAGGCGTTGAGTGGCAGCCGTCACGGCGGCCGTGTTCCTCCGCGTGTGTTTTTGACGTCTATGGCACCTCTTATTTCGCGAGATCCCGAGGTGTTCATGAAAGCGACGACAGCTGTATGCCAGCTGGACACGACAGGTGGCAGAACCGTAGTTGTGTTATccaaagaaaaagagaaagaaaaggatAAAGCGAAAGCTCAAGGTGTTGAAATTGGACCTGAAAATAAGTCCCAGGATACGCAAATAAAGTGTGGCAAATCCCAGAAGAAAATTCCTGCTAATCTTACGCAGGTTGTCGATCACCTGCTTGAAATTGTAATGAAATATCCTTCACCGAATCTTGTGGGAGATTCAGATTGTGCTCGATCTGATAATTCCATGGAGGTAGATGGTTCTGCTGTAAATAAGGGTAAAATGAAGGTCGATGATACACCGAAAGAATACGGCAGCCTGTCAGAAAAACAAAAACCGGCTGATGGGTTAGCTAAGGTGACTTTTGTCCTTAAGTTGTTGAGTGATATTCTTCTTATGTATGTACATGCAGTCGGAATAATTCTAAAACGCGATCTCGAAATGCACGGTGGGATAGTACATCATGTCATGCATCAACTTCTACATCCTTCGTTAGATAAGAGTAAAACATCTGGATCTGATGAATGGAGAGGGAAATTATCTGAAAAAGCCTCGTGGTTTTTGGTGGTTTTATGTGGTCGATCAAGTGAAGGGCGTAGGCGTGTGATAAACGTACTCGTTAAAGCTTTGTCTTCGTTTGCCATGTCAGCAAGCAGTTCGTCCAAGAACGTTTTGTCGCCGGATAAAAGGGTGCTTGCTTTAGTTGATCTGGTTCATTCGATTCTATCGAAAAATTCGTCGTCTAGTAATGTAGCGGGGTCTGGGTGTTCGCCCGATATAGCTAAAGGAATGATTGACGGAGGAATGATTCCGTGTTTATCCGGCATTCTTCAGGTGCTGGATTTAGATCATCCTGATGCCCCAAAAGTCGTAAACATTGTTCTGAAAGCGTTAGAAGGGTTAACGCGTGCCGCCAATGCAGTGGAGCAACTTGCGTTATCCGACTTGGTCAACAAGAAAAAGTCCGTTAGTTTGGGTACCGAATCTGATAACCAGACGGTTAATATTTCAGTCAATCAGATACCGGAGGGTGTTGAGAATGGCAGTGGTAATGAGATTGCAGCTACCGATGATGCTGAGCAACATCATGAAGGAACAAATCAGGATGAAGGCGATCATGATCATGAATCGAATTTAAACGAGTCTGCAGATCCGGAATTGAGAATTGAAATGGATGAGATGGAAGACGGTGGTGTGTTACGGGATTCGGATCAAATTGAGATGACGTTTCATGTCGAGAGTAGAGGTGGAGGCGATAATACCGGTGACGAAGATGATGAAATGGGAGATGATGGCGAGGATGAAGAGGATGACGACGATGgtgatgatgaggatgaagaTATAGCCGAAGATGGTACTGCTTTGATGTCATTGGCTGACACGGATGTCGAAGATCACGATGAGACCGGATTAGGAGATGAGTATAACGATGAAATGGTTGATGACGAGGATGATGATTACCATGAAAACCGTGTGATTGAGGTGAGATGGCGAGAGGCTCTTGATGGTGTTCTTGGTCAACCGGGAGCCGAGAGCGGACTTATCGACATCGCTGCAGAGCCATTTGAAGGAGTCAACGTTGATGACCTTTTTGGTCTTCGAAGACCAATTGGGTTTGACCGTCGCCGCCAGCAGAGCAGAACCTCATTCGAGAGAACTGGTACAGATGGGAATAACCATAACAGTCTGCAACATCCTCTTTTATTGAGACCTCCATCACAGTCCGGTGAGTTGGGTCCAATGTGGTCATCAGGTGGCGGCAATGGTAATTCTTCTCGGGATTTGGAATCTTTATCTGGCGGGAGCTTTGACGTTTCCCATTTCTATATGTTCGATGCTCCTGTACTTCCCTTCGATCCTGTACAATCTGTACAATCTACTGTGTTTGGGGACAGATCTGGGGGTGGTGCACCACCATTGGCTGACTTTTCCGTCGGTTTGGAGTCCTTACGTGCACCTACACGAAGAGGTCCAGGTGACGGCCGGTGGACCGATGATGGTCAACCACAAGCAGGTGGTCAAGCTGCTGCTATTGCACAGGCTGTAGAAGAGCATTTCATGTCTCAGTTAAACACAACTACTTCTTTAGCCAATGATAATCAGCCGGTAGCAGATGCTGTTAACAACGATGCTCAGCAGACCGAAGTCCCACATGAAGAGAATGATCAAAATGTTAATCAGGTGGCTGAAAACGTTGAACAAACACCAGAAGGACAAGCAAGTGGGCCCAGCCCTGATGCTACAAACAACACGCCAGATAGTCATGATAACATGGAAATCGGTGAAGCAAATGTTAACGAGCAACAG GAGTTGTCAACACCTGATGAAGAGGCAAGCAATAATACGCGCACTTCTGGTGAACTTAATGCCGATGTTGATATGAACAACGCTGCTGGAGGGGACCTTTTACCTCCAGTTGGGGTAACCGAGGACTCGTTATCTGAACAAAACACTCACATTGAGGATGGTCAAACTGGTCAAACCAGTCAAGCAGATGATATTGGTGCAACTAACATAGCTCAAAGCACAAACGGCATAGATCCAACTTTCTTGGAGGCACTGCCTGCAGAACTTAGGGCAGAAGTCCTAGCCTCACAGCAAGCTCAATCGGTCCCACCTCCGGTTTCCGCTCCCGCGCCTACTCCCGCTACTGCTGAGGAAATCGATCCGGAGTTTTTAGCCGCCCTTCCTCCAGATATTCAAGCCGAAGTTTTAGCTCAACAACGTGCACAACGGGTTGCACATCAAGCTGAAGGGCAGCCCGTGGATATGGATAACGCTTCGATTATCGCTACTTTTCCAGCTGATTTGCGCGAGGAG GTGCTATTGACTTCTTCAGAGGCAGTTCTTTCAGCATTACCATCTCCATTACTTGCTGAAGCACAAATGCTTCGGGATAGAGCGATGAGTCACTATCAGGCTCGTAGCTTGTTCGGAAACAGCCATAGACTCAATAATAGACGGAACGGGTTGGGATTTGATAGACAGACGGTAATCGATAGGGGAGTTGGTGTTACGGTAGGACGAAGGGCGTCATCTGCTCTTCTAGAAAGCTTGAAAGTTAAGGAAGTTGAGGGGGACCCGCTCTTGGATCCTGACGCTTTGAAAGCATTGATTAGGCTTCTACGTCTAGCACAG CCTCTTGGGAAAGGCCTTCTACAGAGACTCTTCTTGAACTTATGTGCACATAGCTATACAAGGGCAGTTCTTGTTTTTCTTCTACTCGGCATGATAAAAATCGAAACTGAAGGCCCTTCAGGTGGATTAACAACAGTAAATTCTCAGAGGCTGTATGGGTGTCAGTCTAATGTTGTTTATGGCCGATCACAGCTTTTAGACG GTCTCCCACCACTAGTACTGCGTCGGGTGTTGGAGATTTTGACGTATCTGGCTACAAATCATTCCTCTGTTGCTAGTTTGCTGTTCCATTTTGATTCTTCACTTGTTCCCGAGTCCTTGAACGTCACCTACCATGATAAAAAGAACGATAAGGGAAAAGAGAAGGTTGTTGAAGAACGAGAAATATCTCATCCTGTTGGATCTGACGGTGATATTCCTATATTATTATTAGTAAAGCTCTTGAATCAACCACTATTCCTTCGCAGTATCGCCCATCTAGAACAG GTTATGGGTCTACTTCAAGTGGTTGTATACAATGCTGCTTCAAAGTTAGAAAGCCAATCTACTACCGAACAAGAACAAGCAGTCGCCAGTTCCCAAGGTCCACCTGGCGATGAATCCGCTAGTAACCCACAACACGATTCTTCCTCAGCAGGAGCAGAACCGAATCATGATGATACAGCCGTCAAAGACGGATTGTCCACGTCAGACGGCCAGAAACACGTTAATATGTTCGACATCTTCATGAAGCTTCCACATTCCGATCTACAGAATCTATGCAGCCTTCTTGGCCACGAGGG GTTATCGGATAAAGTTTACCTGCTTGCCGGTGAAGTTCTGAAGAAACTAGCCTCGGTTGCTCCATCGCATAGAAAATTCTTTATTACCGAGCTTTCGGATCTAGCTCATAGTCTGAGTGGGTCCGCTATTCGAGAACTCGTCACGTTAAGAAACACACACATGTTGGGGTTAAGTGCGGGGTCCATGGCTGGGGCTGCTGTGTTACGGATCCTGCAAACGCTTAGCTCGCTCACTTTACCTGATACCGATGTCGGCAATTCGAAAAATGACGACAATCAAGAGCATGTTACTATGTGGAAATTGAATCATTCACTTGAGCCTTTATGGCAAGAGTTGAGTGAGTGTATAAGCGTGACGGAAACACAGCTGGCACAGGGCTCGTTTTCTTCGGTTATATCCGATTCCAGTTCAGGTGAACACGCCCCCGGTGCGGGTGCGGCATCTTTATCGTCTCTGCCACCTGGCACTCAGAGGCTTTTACCTTTCATCGAGTCGTTTTTGGTGCTATGTGAAAAGCTTCAAGCAAACAATACCAATCTACAACAAGATGACGCGTATGCAACAGCACGCGAAGGGAAGGAGGTTTCCGGAAGTTCATCGCCAAGTGGAACCGGAATAGACGGTGCTGTGACATTCGCTAAGTTTGCCGAGAAGCATCGACGGCTATTAAACGCTTTCGTGAGACAAAATCCCGGGTTGTTGGAGAAGTCGCTTTCGATGATGCTGAAGGCACCGAGGTTAATCGACTTTGACAACAAACGGTTGTATTTCCGCTCCAGAATCCGGCAGCAACACGATCAACACTTAACGGGCCCGTTACGGATAAGTGTTCGACGAGCATACGTTCTGGAAGATTCCTACAATCAGCTCCGGATGCGGCCCACCCAAGAATTAAAAGGACGTTTAAATGTTCATTTTCAAGGTGAAGAAGGTATAGATGCTGGTGGATTGACGAGAGAATGGTATCAATTACTGTCTAGAGTTATATTCGACAAAGGAGCTTTACTATTCACAACCGGAGGAAACAATGCTACTTTCCAACCGAACCCCAATTCTGTTTATCAAACCGAGCATCTTTCATACTTCAAGTTCGTGGGCCGGGTG GTTGCGAAAGCTTTGTTTGACGGGCAACTTTTGGATGTTTACTTCACTCGGTCCTTCTATAAGCATATTCTCGGTGTGAAGGTAACATATCATGATATCGAGGCTGTTGATCCCGACTATTACAAGAACTTAAAGTGGTTGCTCGAG AATGATGTGAGTGACATACTAGACCTGACATTTAGCATGGATGCTGATGAAGAAAAACACATCCTCTATGAGAAGACGGAG GTTACTGATTATGAGCTGAAACCGGGTGGAAGAAATATAAGGGTGACAGAAGAAACAAAGCATGAGTACGTGGATCTTGTTGCCGAACATATACTTACAAACGCCATACGTCCTCAAATTAATTCGTTTTTGGAGGGGTTTAATGAGTTGATACCGCGTGAACTCATTTCTATTTTTAACGATAAAGAGCTTGAGCTGCTGATAAGTGGACTTCCAGAAATAGATC TGGATGATTTGAAGGCCAACACCGAGTATACAGGATACACAATCGGGTCTAGTGTAGTTACGTGGTTTTGGGAGGTTGTTAATGCATTTAACAAGGAAGACCGGGCTAGATTGCTTCAGTTTGTGACCGGTACATCAAAG GTTCCGTTGGAAGGTTTTAA